Proteins encoded by one window of Flexibacter flexilis DSM 6793:
- a CDS encoding trans-sulfuration enzyme family protein, which translates to MSRQTEILHSIPVDELTGSISVPVYQTSTFVQSEPGVHKGYDYARSNNPTRKVLEDVIANLEKGHSGYAFATGLAAIDAVVKLLSAGDEIIAVDDIYGGAYRLFTHVYQKFGIKVHYVDTTDAENILPYLNENTKFIWLESPTNPTLKVSDIATICSYAKRVGALVVVDNTFASPVAQLPFELGADIVIHSATKYIGGHSDLVAGLVVVKDAALGERVKFTQNSTGGILGPWDSFLVIRGIETIELRVREQSANALKVARFLESCPQVDKLYYPGLEQHKNHEIAKAQQNNLFGGVISFSLKNDTIEAAKKVVSSTQYFKLAESLGGVKSLVCQPALMTHASIPREKRLLSGVQDSLIRLSVGIESPEDLIDDLRQALSQIPVLEAAELQNI; encoded by the coding sequence ATGAGTAGACAAACTGAAATTCTCCATTCCATTCCAGTAGATGAACTAACAGGTTCTATCTCCGTTCCTGTGTATCAGACTTCTACGTTCGTACAGTCCGAACCTGGTGTACACAAAGGCTACGATTATGCCCGTAGCAACAATCCCACGCGCAAAGTGTTGGAAGACGTAATCGCCAACCTCGAAAAAGGGCACAGCGGCTATGCGTTTGCCACAGGTTTGGCGGCCATTGATGCGGTGGTGAAACTGCTCAGCGCAGGCGACGAAATCATTGCCGTAGATGATATTTATGGCGGCGCGTACCGTTTGTTTACGCACGTTTACCAAAAATTTGGCATCAAAGTTCACTACGTGGACACGACCGACGCAGAAAATATTTTGCCGTATCTCAACGAAAATACCAAGTTTATTTGGCTCGAATCGCCAACTAATCCTACGCTGAAAGTCAGCGATATAGCCACTATTTGCAGCTACGCCAAACGTGTTGGTGCGTTGGTGGTGGTGGATAACACGTTTGCCAGCCCAGTGGCGCAATTGCCGTTTGAGTTGGGCGCGGACATCGTGATTCACAGTGCCACCAAATACATTGGCGGCCACTCGGATTTGGTGGCGGGTTTGGTGGTAGTAAAAGATGCTGCTTTGGGCGAACGCGTCAAATTTACCCAAAATTCTACGGGCGGTATTCTTGGCCCTTGGGACTCGTTTTTGGTGATTCGCGGCATCGAAACCATCGAGTTGCGTGTGCGCGAGCAGTCGGCCAACGCCCTGAAAGTGGCGCGATTTCTGGAAAGCTGTCCGCAAGTGGACAAACTCTATTACCCAGGCCTCGAACAGCACAAAAACCACGAGATTGCCAAAGCCCAACAAAATAATTTATTTGGTGGCGTGATTTCGTTCAGCCTCAAAAACGACACGATTGAAGCGGCCAAAAAAGTGGTTTCTTCGACGCAATATTTCAAATTAGCCGAAAGTTTGGGCGGCGTGAAAAGCCTTGTGTGCCAACCTGCCCTGATGACGCACGCATCTATTCCGCGCGAAAAACGCCTGCTTTCGGGCGTACAAGATTCGCTAATTCGTCTGTCGGTGGGCATCGAAAGCCCTGAGGATTTGATAGACGATTTGCGCCAAGCCCTTAGCCAAATTCCTGTGCTGGAGGCTGCCGAACTACAGAATATTTAA
- the pheS gene encoding phenylalanine--tRNA ligase subunit alpha — translation MKETIEQIQAQIADFRIENKEQLEQFRLQFINRKSVIAELLAGLKDIAPEDRKAVGAQLNNLKNAAQTRFDEAAAALENSASSFVAPPKDLTLPAIPFAQGTRHPLSLVRSEIIGIFERIGFNISEGPEIEDDWHNFTALNFPPNHPARDMQDTFFVEKNPDIALRTHTSSVQVRVMENSKPPIRTLSPGRVYRNEAISARAHCMFHQVEGLYIDRNVSFADLKQTLYYFVKELFGSDVKIRFRPSFFPFTEPSAEIDISCRICNGDGCQMCKHSGWVEIGGAGMVDPNVLNNCGINPEEYTGFAFGMGIERITNLKYQIRDLRLFTENDVRFLRQFTHIG, via the coding sequence ATGAAAGAGACCATAGAACAGATACAGGCACAAATTGCCGACTTCCGCATAGAAAACAAAGAACAATTAGAGCAATTCCGTTTGCAGTTCATTAACCGCAAAAGCGTGATTGCAGAGCTTTTGGCAGGCCTCAAAGACATTGCGCCCGAAGACCGCAAAGCCGTTGGCGCACAACTCAACAACCTCAAAAACGCCGCACAAACTCGTTTTGATGAGGCCGCTGCCGCTCTGGAAAACAGTGCCAGCAGCTTTGTTGCGCCGCCCAAAGATTTGACTTTGCCAGCCATTCCGTTTGCGCAAGGCACACGCCACCCGCTTTCGTTGGTGCGTTCGGAAATCATTGGTATTTTTGAAAGAATCGGCTTTAACATCTCGGAAGGCCCTGAAATTGAGGACGATTGGCACAACTTTACGGCTTTGAACTTTCCGCCAAACCACCCCGCACGTGATATGCAAGACACGTTTTTCGTAGAGAAAAACCCAGATATTGCCTTGCGTACGCACACTTCGTCGGTGCAGGTGCGCGTGATGGAAAACAGCAAACCGCCTATTCGTACACTTTCGCCTGGTCGCGTGTATCGCAACGAAGCCATTTCGGCGCGTGCGCACTGTATGTTTCATCAGGTAGAAGGTTTGTACATCGACCGCAACGTGAGTTTTGCCGACCTGAAACAAACGCTTTATTATTTCGTAAAAGAACTGTTTGGTTCGGATGTAAAAATTCGTTTCCGCCCTTCGTTTTTCCCGTTCACGGAACCAAGTGCCGAGATAGATATTTCGTGCCGCATCTGTAACGGCGACGGCTGCCAAATGTGCAAACATAGCGGTTGGGTAGAAATCGGCGGCGCAGGCATGGTTGACCCTAACGTATTGAACAACTGCGGCATTAACCCAGAAGAATATACAGGATTTGCATTTGGAATGGGCATCGAACGTATCACGAACCTAAAATATCAAATTCGTGATTTGCGCCTTTTCACTGAAAATGATGTACGCTTTTTGCGTCAGTTTACGCATATCGGATAA
- a CDS encoding DUF4221 family protein, with translation MSLYSLLLLFAVFSCNKSQNQDITFDVGFNSQPKFTGTFQDSKGTEFVYFAEPVSRKCIKVFSTTGQYLYTIPLKEAIGFLQHIGGIQIVSKDTIVINSEYTNQLCAINSEGTILKKIFLNDIVPDKINQYEFGTSYMNYPVSIQKSLFFAADWSSNLNDEKAGKVPQESDKYHEYRAQQQLYKPYLLRITNILDKPTAEFGADSFYYKINNTDKFTYPELPFFTHANDKLFLITPYDKNIFVVDENTLKIENKIPIHSAHTNIGIKPIPIDSFDILGNEATLNYKFQTIGSNTRVFFNEKQNLYYVIVLHSTNHKMTTRDRTEARGFSIITLDSTFKQIAERNFANTDYFGVYIFPIKNGLLIDKKAKPNEKQITFTLFKYL, from the coding sequence ATGAGCCTCTATAGCTTATTGCTACTATTCGCTGTATTTTCTTGCAATAAATCCCAAAATCAAGATATTACCTTCGATGTAGGGTTTAATTCACAACCCAAGTTTACTGGTACTTTTCAGGATTCTAAAGGCACAGAATTTGTTTATTTTGCCGAGCCAGTTTCTCGAAAATGTATTAAAGTTTTTAGCACGACAGGCCAATATCTTTATACTATTCCGCTCAAAGAAGCCATTGGCTTTCTGCAACATATTGGCGGAATACAGATAGTTTCCAAAGATACTATCGTAATTAATTCCGAATACACCAATCAGTTATGTGCCATCAACAGCGAAGGAACAATACTAAAAAAAATATTTCTAAATGACATTGTACCTGACAAAATAAATCAATATGAGTTCGGTACATCGTATATGAATTACCCTGTTTCTATCCAAAAATCGTTGTTTTTTGCCGCTGATTGGAGTAGTAATCTAAATGATGAGAAAGCAGGTAAAGTACCTCAAGAATCAGATAAATACCATGAATATCGTGCTCAACAACAATTGTATAAACCGTATTTATTGAGGATAACCAATATTTTAGATAAACCTACGGCAGAATTTGGGGCTGATTCTTTTTATTATAAAATAAATAATACTGACAAATTTACTTATCCCGAACTACCATTTTTCACACATGCTAATGACAAGTTATTTTTAATTACGCCTTACGATAAAAATATATTTGTGGTCGATGAAAATACACTGAAAATAGAAAATAAAATCCCCATTCATTCTGCTCATACCAATATTGGTATCAAGCCAATTCCAATAGATAGCTTCGATATTTTAGGAAATGAGGCTACGTTAAATTACAAATTTCAGACTATTGGTTCTAATACCAGAGTATTTTTTAACGAAAAACAAAACCTATACTATGTAATCGTATTGCATAGCACTAATCATAAAATGACAACACGCGATAGAACTGAGGCCAGAGGCTTTTCTATTATTACTTTAGATAGCACTTTCAAACAAATAGCTGAGCGTAATTTTGCTAATACAGATTACTTCGGTGTATATATTTTCCCCATTAAAAATGGGTTATTGATAGACAAAAAAGCTAAACCAAATGAAAAACAAATCACTTTCACACTTTTTAAGTATTTATAG
- a CDS encoding OmpA family protein: protein MKYTNVLKISLLAVALASFAACDLLKPKRTYSSTADCGGPDDGRFTIGANGIRLMYGFPIPASTSHFVIKVNDKYASNYGGLGGNVQHICTTKKMKVVGKKKFSEMEFEFEGIKLLQRLIPVDNNLAEVDSTGAARYYRIEYEFTNKTLVNNTVGLLLLIDNMIADNDAPKLDADGKRVTVETKFEGAQIPKQVFLYRTEGDLSDHTAEILTQQAEATKPDELAIGRWPYFHRVVWDYTPSGSGYTDAAVLMRWNPREITPLQKVKYATYYGMARKTDKSKKLLTNESVNISAVFSEKKSPALLTDTVYFDNADTELSPKFKKALDRLLQGKNPQNVVGAIVEGHTDAVGGDDANVDYSRNRAKAVLTYLGKKGIAANKVVPKGYGETYADQSAIAQKKGKAKDRKAVIIIYYQER, encoded by the coding sequence ATGAAATATACAAACGTTCTAAAAATCAGCTTGTTGGCTGTTGCATTGGCCAGCTTTGCGGCTTGCGATTTGCTCAAACCAAAGCGCACTTATAGTTCTACTGCCGATTGCGGCGGCCCCGACGATGGGCGTTTTACCATTGGCGCAAATGGCATTCGCTTGATGTACGGCTTCCCGATTCCTGCTTCTACTTCGCATTTTGTGATAAAAGTAAACGACAAATACGCCAGTAATTATGGCGGCTTGGGCGGCAACGTGCAGCATATTTGTACGACAAAAAAAATGAAAGTGGTTGGCAAAAAGAAGTTTAGTGAAATGGAGTTTGAATTTGAGGGAATAAAACTTTTGCAAAGGCTCATTCCCGTAGATAACAACTTGGCCGAAGTGGATAGCACAGGCGCGGCGCGTTATTATCGCATCGAATACGAATTTACGAACAAGACTTTGGTTAATAACACTGTCGGACTTTTGCTCCTGATAGACAACATGATAGCCGACAACGATGCGCCCAAACTTGACGCAGACGGCAAACGCGTAACCGTCGAAACCAAATTTGAAGGGGCGCAAATTCCCAAGCAAGTGTTTTTGTACCGCACGGAAGGCGATTTAAGCGACCACACCGCCGAAATCCTGACGCAGCAAGCCGAAGCCACCAAACCCGACGAGTTGGCGATTGGTCGTTGGCCGTATTTTCATCGCGTCGTTTGGGATTACACGCCAAGCGGCAGCGGTTACACCGACGCGGCGGTACTGATGCGCTGGAATCCGAGAGAAATCACGCCTTTGCAAAAAGTAAAATACGCTACTTATTATGGCATGGCGCGTAAAACCGACAAAAGTAAAAAGCTACTTACCAATGAAAGCGTCAATATTTCGGCGGTATTTTCGGAGAAAAAATCCCCTGCGTTGCTGACCGACACCGTATATTTTGACAATGCAGACACGGAACTTAGCCCCAAATTCAAAAAGGCATTGGACAGGCTTTTGCAAGGTAAAAATCCGCAAAATGTAGTGGGCGCAATCGTGGAAGGCCACACCGACGCGGTGGGCGGCGACGATGCCAACGTGGATTATTCGCGCAATCGCGCTAAAGCCGTACTGACGTATTTGGGCAAAAAAGGCATTGCGGCGAACAAAGTAGTACCGAAAGGCTACGGCGAAACCTATGCCGACCAAAGTGCCATTGCCCAGAAAAAAGGCAAAGCCAAAGACCGCAAAGCCGTGATTATCATTTATTATCAGGAAAGATAA
- a CDS encoding DUF6268 family outer membrane beta-barrel protein, with the protein MLQKIKLFGVAVMAAAIWSGAQAQSLDLNYVFRPNIKIGAEYTPEQSIQNSGDSLKFGLIRGNVQLVIPLKSRVQVSFPNLDVKAKQIFWNINAGYRQPQLGSLVQDQRHLYSFSTGITGVKVGLRSSFWFYNVSVGLSESENTLEKWKPTAGGFLAKIHVHNLKTAYVYGIGAFYSNGAFVPAPIFGVVKRFSKKSNFALILPAQIRYSYAPSKSVRLSWQISPSGLRAGFATAPDSLFGRKSERILFNYSQLRGSMGINIRFSKQAQLQLEGGWATRRRLAFADADRNTIHKYKINAGAYVGATLQLSLGKSLLDSQNFGFDL; encoded by the coding sequence ATGTTACAAAAAATCAAACTCTTTGGTGTGGCGGTGATGGCTGCTGCTATATGGTCTGGGGCGCAAGCGCAAAGCCTTGATTTGAATTATGTTTTTAGGCCAAATATCAAAATTGGCGCAGAATATACACCAGAACAATCTATCCAAAATTCGGGCGACTCACTCAAATTTGGGCTGATTCGCGGCAACGTGCAATTGGTGATACCTCTTAAAAGTCGTGTACAAGTCAGTTTCCCGAATTTGGATGTAAAAGCCAAACAGATTTTTTGGAACATTAATGCAGGCTATCGCCAACCGCAGTTGGGAAGTTTGGTACAAGACCAACGTCATTTGTATTCATTTTCGACGGGCATCACGGGCGTAAAAGTCGGGCTGCGCAGTAGTTTTTGGTTTTATAATGTGTCGGTGGGCTTGAGCGAAAGCGAAAATACATTGGAAAAATGGAAGCCAACGGCTGGCGGATTTTTGGCCAAAATTCACGTTCATAACCTCAAAACGGCTTATGTGTACGGGATTGGGGCATTTTATAGCAATGGCGCGTTTGTGCCTGCTCCGATTTTTGGGGTGGTGAAACGTTTTTCTAAAAAGTCAAATTTCGCCCTGATTCTGCCCGCGCAAATCCGTTATTCGTATGCCCCGAGCAAAAGTGTACGACTAAGTTGGCAAATTTCGCCAAGCGGCCTAAGAGCTGGTTTTGCGACGGCTCCCGACTCGCTTTTTGGTCGAAAATCAGAACGTATTTTATTTAATTACAGCCAGTTGCGCGGCTCAATGGGCATTAATATACGTTTTTCCAAGCAAGCACAATTGCAACTGGAAGGAGGTTGGGCTACGCGCCGCCGCCTTGCGTTTGCCGATGCCGACCGCAACACCATTCACAAATACAAAATCAATGCAGGGGCTTATGTTGGCGCAACCTTGCAGCTAAGTTTGGGCAAATCCTTGCTGGATTCTCAAAATTTTGGGTTTGATTTGTAA
- a CDS encoding endonuclease/exonuclease/phosphatase family protein: protein MKKIILAVWLLFVLHFSVNAQTTKVMTYNIRLDVASDGENDWNHRRDFLTSQIKFYEPDLFGVQEATPNQVQDLDAILTQYAHIGIGREGEGKGEASAIFFKKEKYTVSNQQTFWLSETPNTISKGWDASYLRVCTYALFRDKQTKETFWVFNTHLDNNGVVARQKGIELILAKIKEVNKAGYPVILTGDFNATPNSEVISNLRKAMTDTRDISQTKAFGPNGTFNGFNYSQPATELIDYIFVDNSKKISVKKHATLTDSNNLHFPSDHFPILVELSFQK from the coding sequence ATGAAAAAAATAATACTGGCCGTATGGCTTCTGTTTGTGTTGCATTTTAGCGTAAATGCCCAAACAACCAAAGTAATGACTTATAATATCCGACTAGACGTGGCATCGGACGGAGAAAATGATTGGAATCATCGCCGCGATTTTTTGACTTCCCAAATTAAGTTTTATGAACCTGACCTATTCGGTGTGCAAGAGGCTACGCCCAATCAGGTACAAGATTTGGATGCAATCCTGACCCAATACGCACACATCGGCATTGGCCGCGAAGGCGAAGGAAAAGGCGAGGCATCGGCTATTTTTTTCAAAAAAGAGAAATACACGGTTAGCAACCAACAAACTTTTTGGCTTTCCGAAACGCCCAACACGATTTCTAAAGGTTGGGACGCGTCCTATCTTCGGGTTTGTACTTACGCGCTATTTCGCGACAAACAAACCAAAGAAACATTTTGGGTTTTCAATACGCACTTAGACAATAACGGCGTGGTGGCACGCCAAAAAGGAATTGAGTTGATTTTGGCAAAAATAAAAGAAGTGAACAAAGCGGGTTATCCTGTGATTTTGACGGGAGATTTTAATGCAACGCCAAATTCGGAAGTCATTAGTAATCTGCGCAAGGCCATGACCGACACGCGCGACATTTCCCAGACCAAAGCCTTTGGCCCAAACGGGACTTTCAATGGTTTTAATTACAGTCAGCCCGCAACAGAATTGATAGATTATATTTTTGTAGATAACTCAAAGAAAATCAGTGTAAAGAAACACGCCACTTTGACCGATTCTAACAATTTACATTTTCCGTCAGACCATTTCCCGATACTGGTGGAATTGTCTTTTCAAAAATAA
- a CDS encoding TonB-dependent receptor: MKTLKYWLLVLCAWASVGAYAQQTQTAKGVVLSASSNGTFEPLVDATVHWQGTTVGAVTDSNGIFSVRIVPETNNLIISYLGYKSDTLNIKNPQQLRVVLQENGVLAEVNIEHERASSYISALEPVRTQIMTEKELFKAACCNLSESFETNPSVDVAFSDAVSGAKQIQMLGLAGIYTQLTNENMPATRGLAAAQGLNYTAGTWIESIQVTKGIGSVANGFESVAGQINVELRKPEKIDKLLFNAYANEMGRTEANLNLSKKVNNRWATALLLHGNYLDNSIKRTLDMNHDSFRDIPAGKQFNALNRWKYDNGKGLMAQMGVRAVWDLREGGQLEDGHHTAAYKIRIQTQRQEVWGKLGYVFPQKKYKSIGLMASLTNHEQDNIFGLKQYDARQKSLYANLIYQSIIGTTFHKWRAGASLQADDYRETLNDLAFSRREQSTGAFGEYTFSGVKNLVLVAGLRADYNNLYGAFVTPRLHAKYDWDENTTLRLSYGRGQRTANIIAENMPLLASSRALEVQTTDLQRKAYGLTPEIAWNGGLSLTREFRLWYRNGSVTVDYFRTDFQNQVVVDLDASPQKVLFYNLKGKSFSNSVQAELNYSPVKRLDVKAVYRWLDVRTRYRQTDWLQKPLVAQHRAFVNVGYATRSQWKFDVTAQWWGKKRLPSTASNPEAYQMGTYSPDYVQLNAQITKSFSKKLDVYVGGENLTSYRQKRLILSAEDPYTPYFDASMVWGNVLGRMLYAGLRYRI, from the coding sequence ATGAAAACTTTAAAATATTGGTTGCTTGTGCTGTGCGCATGGGCAAGCGTTGGCGCGTATGCCCAACAAACCCAAACGGCCAAAGGTGTAGTACTTTCGGCTTCGAGTAATGGAACTTTTGAACCGTTGGTGGATGCTACGGTGCATTGGCAAGGTACTACGGTCGGGGCGGTTACGGACTCAAACGGTATTTTTTCGGTGCGAATTGTGCCAGAAACTAATAATTTGATAATTAGCTACTTAGGTTATAAATCCGATACTTTAAACATTAAAAATCCGCAACAACTCCGCGTAGTGTTGCAGGAAAACGGCGTGTTGGCCGAAGTGAATATTGAGCACGAACGTGCCAGTTCGTATATTTCTGCCCTCGAACCCGTGCGCACGCAAATCATGACCGAAAAGGAATTGTTTAAGGCTGCTTGCTGCAATTTGTCCGAAAGTTTCGAGACCAATCCGTCCGTTGATGTGGCTTTTTCAGATGCCGTTTCGGGCGCAAAACAAATTCAGATGCTTGGTTTGGCGGGCATTTACACGCAACTCACCAACGAAAACATGCCCGCAACGCGTGGTTTGGCCGCCGCGCAAGGCCTCAATTACACGGCAGGCACTTGGATTGAAAGCATACAGGTTACCAAAGGCATCGGCTCGGTAGCCAATGGTTTTGAGTCGGTGGCGGGTCAAATCAATGTGGAGTTGCGCAAACCCGAAAAAATCGACAAACTTTTGTTCAATGCCTACGCCAACGAAATGGGGCGCACGGAAGCCAATCTTAATTTATCCAAAAAAGTAAATAACCGTTGGGCTACGGCTTTGCTTTTGCACGGCAACTATCTGGACAACAGCATCAAACGTACATTGGACATGAACCACGACAGTTTCCGCGACATTCCCGCAGGCAAACAATTTAATGCCCTGAATCGCTGGAAATACGACAACGGCAAAGGCCTCATGGCGCAAATGGGCGTGCGTGCCGTTTGGGATTTGCGCGAGGGCGGCCAACTCGAAGACGGACACCATACAGCCGCCTACAAAATCCGTATCCAGACCCAACGCCAAGAAGTTTGGGGCAAATTGGGTTATGTTTTTCCACAAAAAAAATACAAAAGTATTGGCTTGATGGCCTCGCTGACCAATCACGAACAAGACAATATTTTTGGGCTAAAACAATACGATGCACGCCAAAAGTCACTGTATGCCAACCTGATATATCAGTCCATTATCGGCACGACGTTTCACAAATGGCGCGCTGGGGCGTCGCTGCAAGCCGACGACTACCGCGAAACGCTCAACGATTTGGCTTTTAGTCGCCGCGAGCAAAGCACAGGAGCTTTTGGGGAATATACGTTTTCGGGGGTAAAAAATTTGGTGTTGGTGGCGGGGCTGCGTGCCGACTACAATAACTTGTACGGGGCATTTGTTACGCCGCGTTTGCATGCCAAATACGACTGGGACGAAAACACAACCCTGCGCCTTTCGTACGGACGCGGCCAACGCACGGCCAACATTATCGCCGAAAATATGCCGCTGCTGGCCAGCTCGAGGGCATTGGAAGTACAAACCACTGATTTACAACGAAAAGCCTACGGCCTTACACCCGAAATCGCTTGGAATGGCGGCCTGAGCCTGACGCGCGAGTTTAGACTTTGGTACAGAAATGGCAGTGTTACGGTGGATTATTTCCGTACCGATTTTCAAAATCAGGTGGTCGTGGATTTGGACGCTTCGCCGCAAAAAGTGCTGTTTTATAACCTGAAAGGCAAATCTTTTTCCAATAGCGTGCAGGCCGAGTTGAATTATTCGCCCGTGAAACGTTTGGACGTAAAAGCGGTGTATCGTTGGCTCGATGTGCGTACCCGATACCGCCAAACGGATTGGTTGCAAAAACCGTTGGTAGCGCAGCACCGCGCCTTCGTGAATGTGGGTTATGCCACGCGCAGCCAATGGAAATTTGACGTAACGGCGCAATGGTGGGGCAAAAAGCGTTTGCCAAGCACAGCCAGCAACCCTGAAGCCTATCAAATGGGAACGTATTCGCCTGATTATGTGCAGCTAAATGCCCAGATTACGAAAAGTTTTTCTAAGAAATTAGATGTGTACGTGGGTGGCGAAAACCTAACCAGCTACCGCCAAAAACGCCTGATTTTGTCCGCCGAAGACCCTTACACGCCGTATTTTGATGCTTCGATGGTGTGGGGCAATGTGTTGGGCCGAATGTTGTACGCGGGTTTGCGGTATCGGATTTAA